From one Cupriavidus sp. P-10 genomic stretch:
- a CDS encoding GMC family oxidoreductase, translating into MEFDYVIVGAGSAGCVLANRLSADPAVRVCLIEAGPTDRSPLIHTPAGIIGILPTRHVNWAFKTVPQPGLGGRPGYQPRGKTLGGSSAINAMIYIRGHRTDFDDWAALGNDGWSYDEVLPWFRRSEDHFGGASAYHGAGGELSVSALDAHPATHAFIEAGRAAGHAVNTDFNGADQEGVGHYHVTIRNGRRCSASVAFLHPLRGTRANLTVVTGAHATGLILHGNEARGVKVRMKGREVELLARRETIVSAGAFGSPQLLLLSGIGDEPALRPHGIAVHHALPGVGQGLVDHPDYILPYKTHDTSLMGLSLRGAATMTRAFFEYRRGRTGVLASNFGEAGAFLRTDRALARPDVQLHWVTGIVDDHNRKQHLGHGMSCHVCVLRPKSRGSVGLASADPMAAPRIDPNFLGHDDDVDTLLKGYKLSREIMAAAPLSRYAPRELYVKNVRSDDELIALLRRRTDSIYHPVSTCRMGNDEMAVVDQRLRVRGMERLRVVDASIMPTLVGGNTNAPSIMIGEKGAHMIAQDWQ; encoded by the coding sequence ATGGAATTCGACTACGTGATCGTAGGCGCCGGATCGGCTGGCTGCGTGCTGGCGAACCGCCTCAGCGCCGACCCCGCCGTGCGCGTCTGCCTGATCGAGGCTGGCCCCACCGACCGCTCCCCGCTGATCCACACGCCGGCCGGCATCATCGGCATCCTGCCCACCCGCCACGTCAACTGGGCCTTCAAGACCGTGCCGCAGCCCGGCCTGGGCGGCCGCCCGGGCTACCAGCCGCGCGGCAAGACGCTGGGCGGCAGCAGCGCCATCAACGCGATGATCTACATCCGCGGCCATCGCACCGACTTTGACGACTGGGCGGCACTGGGCAACGACGGCTGGTCCTACGACGAGGTGCTGCCGTGGTTCCGCCGCTCGGAAGACCACTTCGGGGGCGCCAGCGCCTACCACGGCGCCGGCGGCGAGCTGAGCGTCAGCGCGCTCGACGCGCACCCGGCCACGCACGCCTTCATCGAAGCCGGCCGCGCCGCCGGCCATGCCGTCAACACCGACTTCAACGGCGCCGACCAGGAAGGCGTGGGCCACTACCACGTCACCATCCGCAACGGACGCCGCTGCAGCGCGTCGGTGGCCTTCCTCCACCCGTTGCGCGGCACGCGCGCCAACCTGACCGTGGTGACCGGCGCGCATGCCACCGGGCTGATCCTGCACGGCAATGAGGCCCGGGGCGTGAAGGTACGGATGAAGGGGCGCGAAGTCGAGCTGCTGGCACGCCGCGAGACCATCGTGTCGGCGGGCGCGTTCGGCTCGCCCCAGTTGCTGCTGCTGTCCGGCATCGGCGACGAGCCGGCGCTGCGCCCGCATGGCATTGCCGTGCACCATGCCCTGCCGGGCGTGGGCCAGGGACTGGTTGACCATCCGGACTACATCCTGCCGTACAAGACCCACGACACGTCGCTGATGGGACTGTCGCTGCGTGGCGCGGCCACCATGACCCGCGCCTTCTTCGAATACCGCCGCGGGCGCACCGGCGTGCTGGCCAGCAACTTCGGCGAGGCCGGCGCCTTCCTGCGCACCGACCGCGCGCTGGCCCGTCCCGATGTGCAGCTGCACTGGGTCACCGGCATCGTCGACGACCACAACCGCAAGCAGCATCTTGGCCACGGCATGAGCTGCCACGTCTGCGTGCTGCGCCCGAAGAGCCGCGGCTCGGTGGGGCTGGCCTCCGCCGACCCCATGGCGGCGCCGCGCATCGACCCAAATTTCCTCGGCCACGACGACGACGTCGACACGCTGCTCAAGGGCTACAAGCTGTCGCGTGAAATCATGGCGGCGGCGCCGCTGTCGCGCTACGCCCCGCGCGAGTTGTACGTGAAGAACGTGCGCAGCGACGACGAGCTGATTGCCCTGCTGCGCCGGCGCACCGACAGCATCTACCACCCCGTCAGCACCTGCCGCATGGGCAATGACGAGATGGCCGTGGTCGACCAGCGCCTGCGCGTGCGCGGCATGGAGCGGCTGCGCGTGGTCGATGCCTCGATCATGCCGACGCTGGTCGGCGGCAACACCAATGCCCCGTCGATCATGATCGGCGAGAAGGGCGCGCACATGATCGCGCAAGACTGGCAGTGA
- a CDS encoding alkyl/aryl-sulfatase, with protein sequence MFRKFAVPAISMACALLLLPPAVAAEPATPAAPGDATATTRQANAEVLKRLPFSNRQDFEDARRGFIGTLDTGEIRDASGRVIWNLDAYAFLKDDTAPASVNPSLWRQAQLNLHHGLFRVTERIYQVRGFDLSNMTVVEGDTGLIIIDPLLTAETARAALDLYYKHRPKKPVVAVIYTHSHVDHFGGVKGVVSEDDVKAGRVRIVAPEGFMEEAVSENIYAGNAMSRRAQYMYGPLLPKGPRGQVDAGLGKTVSLGTVTLIPPTDLVGKTGETRTIDGVQIEFQMAPGSEAPAEMLMYFPQWKALCAAEDATHTLHNLYTIRGAQVRDANQWWRALDETADRYGHRTEVVFAQHHWPMWGQQNILAYLGKQRDGYKYIHDQSLRLANQGYTMTEIAEMVKLPPSLANQWDLRDYYGTVNHNAKAIYQRYLGWYSGNPADLHPLPPEQSAQRYVRFMGGADRVLEQARASYAQGDYRWVAEVVKHVVFADPSNHPARKLLADALEQMGYQAESAAWRSAYLVGAYELRNGVPKTQSTQTASPDMVRAMTDTMFLDFLAVRLNSERAAGKQVKINWVQPDTGKRYALSVDNSVFMYRAERQHPDAQVTLTAPRAVLVGALLGQTTLQAATGAGQARIDGDPAALQTLFGMLDKFDPQFEIVAP encoded by the coding sequence ATGTTTCGCAAGTTCGCCGTGCCCGCCATCTCGATGGCCTGCGCCCTGTTGCTGCTGCCGCCCGCCGTTGCCGCCGAGCCGGCCACCCCGGCCGCCCCGGGCGATGCCACCGCCACCACGCGCCAGGCCAATGCCGAGGTGCTGAAGCGCCTGCCCTTCTCCAATCGCCAGGACTTCGAGGACGCCCGCCGCGGCTTCATCGGCACCCTGGACACCGGCGAGATCCGCGATGCCAGCGGCCGCGTGATCTGGAACCTCGACGCCTACGCCTTCCTGAAGGACGACACCGCCCCGGCATCGGTCAACCCGAGCCTGTGGCGCCAGGCGCAGCTCAACCTGCACCACGGCCTGTTCCGCGTGACCGAGCGCATCTACCAGGTGCGCGGCTTCGACCTGTCCAACATGACGGTGGTGGAAGGCGACACCGGTCTCATCATCATCGACCCGTTGCTCACCGCCGAAACCGCGCGCGCCGCGCTCGACCTGTACTACAAGCACCGTCCGAAGAAACCGGTCGTCGCGGTGATCTACACCCATAGCCATGTCGACCACTTCGGCGGCGTCAAGGGCGTGGTCAGCGAAGACGACGTCAAGGCCGGCCGCGTCAGGATCGTCGCGCCCGAAGGCTTCATGGAAGAGGCCGTCAGCGAAAACATCTACGCCGGCAATGCCATGAGCCGGCGCGCACAGTACATGTACGGCCCGCTATTGCCGAAGGGCCCGCGCGGGCAGGTCGATGCGGGGCTGGGCAAGACGGTGTCGCTCGGCACCGTCACGCTGATCCCGCCCACGGACCTGGTCGGCAAGACCGGCGAGACCCGCACCATCGACGGCGTGCAGATCGAGTTCCAGATGGCGCCCGGCAGCGAGGCGCCGGCCGAAATGCTGATGTACTTCCCGCAGTGGAAGGCCCTGTGCGCGGCCGAGGACGCCACCCACACGCTGCACAACCTCTACACCATCCGCGGCGCGCAGGTGCGCGACGCCAACCAGTGGTGGCGCGCCCTCGACGAGACCGCCGACCGCTACGGCCACCGCACCGAGGTCGTCTTTGCCCAGCACCACTGGCCGATGTGGGGCCAGCAAAACATCCTGGCGTACCTGGGCAAGCAGCGCGACGGCTACAAGTACATCCACGACCAGTCGCTGCGGCTGGCCAACCAGGGGTACACCATGACCGAGATCGCGGAAATGGTGAAGCTGCCGCCGTCGCTGGCCAACCAGTGGGACCTGCGCGACTACTACGGCACCGTCAACCACAATGCCAAGGCGATCTACCAGCGCTATCTCGGCTGGTACAGCGGCAACCCCGCGGACCTGCACCCGCTGCCGCCCGAGCAGTCCGCGCAGCGCTATGTCCGCTTCATGGGCGGCGCGGACAGGGTGCTGGAGCAGGCGCGCGCCTCGTACGCGCAGGGCGACTACCGCTGGGTGGCCGAGGTGGTCAAGCACGTGGTGTTCGCCGATCCGTCGAACCACCCCGCGCGCAAGCTGCTGGCCGACGCGCTCGAGCAGATGGGCTACCAGGCCGAATCCGCCGCCTGGCGCAGTGCCTACCTGGTGGGCGCGTACGAACTGCGCAACGGCGTACCGAAGACACAATCCACGCAGACCGCCAGTCCCGACATGGTCCGCGCGATGACCGACACCATGTTCCTGGACTTCCTCGCCGTGCGCCTGAACAGCGAACGCGCGGCCGGCAAGCAGGTGAAGATCAACTGGGTCCAGCCCGACACCGGCAAGCGCTATGCGCTGTCCGTCGACAACTCGGTCTTCATGTACCGCGCCGAGCGCCAGCACCCCGACGCGCAGGTCACGCTGACCGCGCCGCGGGCCGTGCTGGTCGGCGCGCTGCTAGGCCAGACCACGCTGCAGGCGGCAACGGGCGCCGGACAAGCCAGGATCGACGGCGACCCCGCCGCGTTGCAGACGCTGTTCGGCATGCTCGACAAGTTCGATCCGCAATTCGAGATCGTGGCGCCGTGA
- the treF gene encoding alpha,alpha-trehalase TreF, which produces MRSSDDRRAGSAGAYTVPRTDPATPDGAGAVPGAVTAPAKVHAVAHPPLAAHRECPQPHALSSCPQADTLSPAVRYGELFVDVQHSGLFADSKTFPDCIPGCDPEWIVTHYRETRAAPGFCLADFVQAHFTRAVVPDSHYVSDPANTLREHIDGLWPVLTREPVAHPPMSSLLPLPHRYVVPGGRFGELYYWDSYFTMVGLAASGRGDLLLEMARNFAYLIDTYGLVPNGTRNYYLSRSQPPVFALMVDLLEHEQVASARDFLPQLRREYDFWMDGAQALRPGCAHRRALRMPDGAVLNRYWDDRPCPREEAFLEDVQTAGRSGRPHHLVFRDLRAAAESGWDFSSRWLDLPLAGQLADLATIRTTAVLPVDLNALLWHLETRLAALCDQAGDADADRFLAAARRREAAIRQYLWDDAAGIFVDYDWCRGSQRPCLTAATMMPLYLGLARAEEAADVARAVAARLMDSGGLATTELTSGQQWDHPNGWAPLQWLAVRGLSRYGHDGLARDIAQRWLATVAGVYAKECKLVEKYRIEATGARARGGGGGEYPLQDGFGWTNGVASALMALYGDLPATCLNV; this is translated from the coding sequence ATGCGCAGCAGTGACGACCGCCGCGCCGGCAGCGCGGGCGCCTACACGGTGCCGCGCACGGACCCGGCCACGCCCGATGGCGCCGGCGCAGTCCCTGGCGCCGTCACCGCGCCGGCCAAGGTCCACGCGGTGGCCCATCCGCCGCTGGCCGCGCATCGCGAATGCCCGCAGCCGCATGCACTGTCGAGCTGTCCGCAGGCCGATACGCTGTCGCCGGCCGTGCGCTACGGCGAGCTGTTCGTCGACGTCCAGCACAGCGGCCTGTTTGCCGACAGCAAGACCTTCCCGGACTGCATTCCCGGCTGCGACCCCGAATGGATCGTCACGCACTATCGCGAAACACGCGCCGCGCCTGGCTTCTGCCTGGCCGACTTCGTGCAGGCGCACTTCACGCGCGCGGTGGTGCCGGACAGCCACTATGTCTCCGACCCGGCCAACACGCTGCGCGAACACATCGACGGCCTGTGGCCGGTGCTGACGCGCGAGCCGGTCGCGCATCCGCCGATGTCGTCGCTGCTGCCGCTGCCGCATCGCTACGTGGTGCCGGGCGGGCGCTTCGGCGAGCTGTACTACTGGGATTCCTACTTCACCATGGTCGGGCTGGCCGCGAGCGGGCGCGGCGACCTGCTGCTGGAAATGGCGCGCAACTTCGCCTACCTGATCGACACCTACGGGCTGGTGCCCAACGGCACGCGCAACTACTACCTGAGCCGCTCGCAGCCGCCGGTGTTCGCGCTGATGGTCGACCTGCTCGAGCACGAACAGGTCGCCAGCGCGCGCGACTTCCTGCCGCAGCTGCGGCGCGAGTACGACTTCTGGATGGATGGCGCCCAGGCCCTGCGGCCGGGCTGCGCGCACCGGCGCGCGCTCCGCATGCCCGACGGCGCAGTGCTCAACCGCTACTGGGACGACCGGCCGTGCCCGCGCGAGGAAGCCTTCCTGGAAGACGTGCAGACCGCCGGGCGCAGCGGCCGCCCGCACCACCTGGTGTTCCGCGACCTGCGCGCCGCCGCCGAATCGGGCTGGGACTTCAGTTCCCGCTGGCTCGACCTGCCGCTGGCGGGGCAACTGGCGGATCTGGCGACCATCCGCACCACCGCGGTCCTGCCGGTCGACCTCAACGCCTTGCTGTGGCACCTGGAAACGCGTCTCGCCGCATTGTGCGACCAGGCCGGCGATGCCGATGCCGATCGCTTCCTCGCTGCCGCGCGCCGGCGCGAAGCCGCCATCCGGCAATACCTCTGGGATGACGCCGCCGGCATCTTCGTCGACTACGACTGGTGCCGCGGATCGCAGCGGCCATGCCTGACCGCGGCCACGATGATGCCGCTATACCTCGGTCTTGCCCGCGCGGAAGAGGCCGCCGACGTGGCCCGCGCGGTGGCAGCACGCCTGATGGATTCCGGCGGCCTGGCCACCACCGAACTCACCTCCGGCCAGCAGTGGGACCACCCCAACGGCTGGGCCCCGCTGCAATGGCTCGCCGTGCGCGGCCTGTCTCGCTACGGCCACGACGGCCTGGCACGCGACATCGCGCAGCGCTGGCTAGCCACCGTTGCCGGCGTCTATGCCAAGGAATGCAAGCTGGTGGAGAAATACCGCATCGAGGCTACCGGTGCGCGGGCCAGGGGTGGCGGAGGCGGCGAGTATCCGCTGCAGGACGGGTTCGGCTGGACCAACGGCGTTGCCAGCGCGCTGATGGCGCTGTACGGGGATTTGCCGGCGACGTGCCTGAACGTCTAG
- a CDS encoding sensor histidine kinase: MTPWRRVRALFPLPLFWRNFLTFWLGAAAIVGIGMALTAAVAWYRFDALDGLSPAALTEDAREAAATHGRPGLVRWLRAMDSHASALNIYIVDDHLNELLGRPLPARLRNHLSERLVPMWHAGQLGHPDRGHVPRPGARVSWWDPQPIALPGGPQGTELLMLFLPFDSSRWEVLHLSPVALAFGLFALAVSAPLCWALTRHVTGPTRRLREATQALAAGNLATRTPPSLARRADELGQLARDFDAMAGRLQRLMDWREQLLRNIAHELRSPLGRLRLSLELARRRDATLALQFDRIERETERLDALVERTLQLARLHAVEPVRSAIDLTELVDVIVADARFEAAGRGAAIDWAAPAALPFDADGAALGSAIENILRNAVRYTDPAAPVTVTLAADADAVRLDIVDGGPGVPEAALPSLFEPFFRVRNGAGHPAGAGLGLSIAQAAIAAHGGTVTAHNAAPHGLAVRICLPRHAAQAAEDTVVDLAALH; this comes from the coding sequence ATGACGCCGTGGCGCCGCGTGCGCGCGCTGTTCCCGCTGCCGCTGTTCTGGCGCAACTTCCTGACGTTCTGGCTGGGCGCGGCGGCCATCGTCGGCATCGGCATGGCGCTGACCGCCGCGGTGGCGTGGTACCGCTTCGACGCGCTCGATGGCCTGAGCCCCGCCGCACTGACCGAAGACGCAAGAGAGGCCGCCGCCACGCACGGCCGGCCGGGCCTCGTGCGCTGGCTCAGGGCCATGGACTCGCATGCGTCGGCGCTCAATATCTATATCGTCGACGACCACCTCAACGAGCTGCTGGGCCGGCCGCTGCCGGCTCGGCTGCGCAACCACCTGTCGGAGCGGCTGGTGCCGATGTGGCACGCTGGCCAGCTCGGCCATCCCGACCGCGGCCATGTGCCGCGCCCGGGCGCGCGTGTCTCGTGGTGGGACCCGCAGCCGATCGCGCTGCCGGGCGGCCCGCAGGGCACCGAGCTGCTGATGCTGTTCCTGCCGTTCGATTCGTCGCGCTGGGAAGTCTTGCACTTGTCGCCAGTGGCGCTGGCGTTCGGCCTGTTTGCGCTGGCGGTGTCGGCGCCGCTGTGCTGGGCGCTGACGCGCCACGTGACCGGCCCGACGCGACGCCTGCGCGAGGCCACGCAGGCGCTTGCCGCCGGCAACCTCGCCACGCGCACGCCGCCATCACTGGCCCGCCGCGCCGACGAACTGGGCCAGCTCGCGCGCGACTTCGATGCCATGGCCGGCCGCCTGCAGCGCCTGATGGACTGGCGCGAGCAACTGCTGCGCAATATCGCGCACGAGCTGCGCTCGCCGCTGGGGCGCCTGCGCCTGTCGCTGGAACTGGCGCGGCGCCGCGACGCTACGCTGGCGCTGCAGTTCGACCGCATCGAGCGCGAGACCGAACGGCTCGACGCGCTGGTCGAACGCACGCTGCAGCTGGCACGCCTGCATGCGGTCGAGCCGGTGCGCAGCGCCATCGACCTGACCGAACTGGTCGACGTGATTGTTGCCGATGCACGCTTCGAGGCGGCGGGACGCGGTGCGGCGATCGATTGGGCGGCGCCGGCGGCGCTGCCGTTCGATGCCGATGGCGCGGCGCTGGGTAGCGCCATCGAGAACATCCTGCGCAACGCCGTCCGGTACACCGATCCGGCGGCGCCGGTCACGGTCACCCTTGCCGCCGATGCGGACGCGGTCCGGCTCGACATCGTCGACGGCGGCCCGGGCGTGCCTGAGGCCGCGTTGCCGAGCCTGTTCGAGCCCTTTTTCCGCGTGCGCAACGGCGCCGGGCATCCGGCCGGCGCGGGACTGGGGCTGAGCATCGCACAGGCTGCGATCGCCGCGCATGGCGGCACCGTCACGGCGCACAATGCTGCACCGCACGGCCTGGCGGTGCGGATCTGCCTGCCGCGCCATGCAGCCCAGGCAGCCGAAGACACCGTGGTCGACCTCGCTGCACTGCACTGA
- a CDS encoding response regulator transcription factor, with protein sequence MQMCFNTAAARVLLIDDDIELAQMLREYLEPDHCTVTLAHTRGQGEVLLARNDYDVALLDLMLPDGNGLDLLRQHRSRSQRPVIMFTAHGDETDRVLGLELGADDYLSKPFSPRELKARMHAVLRRFRTGAEAAQPEQDTWLQAGTLRLNLATGVAMHGKMQAMLTGAEQRVLEILLRAAGRVVERAEIGQFALGRAPERFDRSIDTHISAVRRKLAIDGTTSPLLIRNLRGRGYMLVQSP encoded by the coding sequence ATGCAGATGTGCTTCAACACCGCCGCCGCGCGCGTGCTGCTGATCGACGACGACATCGAGCTCGCGCAGATGCTGCGCGAATACCTCGAACCCGATCACTGCACGGTTACGCTGGCGCACACCCGCGGGCAGGGCGAAGTCCTGCTGGCGCGCAACGACTACGACGTGGCGCTGCTCGACCTGATGCTGCCCGACGGCAACGGGCTGGACCTGCTCAGGCAGCACCGCAGCCGCTCGCAGCGGCCGGTGATCATGTTCACCGCGCACGGTGACGAAACCGACCGCGTGCTAGGCCTGGAACTCGGCGCCGACGACTACCTGAGCAAGCCGTTCAGCCCGCGCGAGCTGAAGGCGCGCATGCACGCGGTGCTGCGCCGCTTTCGCACCGGCGCGGAGGCTGCGCAGCCGGAGCAGGACACCTGGCTGCAGGCCGGCACGCTGCGGCTGAACCTGGCCACGGGCGTGGCCATGCACGGCAAGATGCAGGCGATGCTGACCGGTGCCGAGCAGCGCGTGCTGGAGATCCTGCTGCGCGCCGCCGGCCGCGTGGTCGAGCGCGCCGAGATCGGCCAGTTCGCGCTGGGCCGCGCGCCCGAGCGCTTCGACCGCAGCATCGACACCCATATCAGCGCGGTACGGCGCAAGCTGGCGATCGACGGCACCACCTCGCCGCTGCTGATCCGCAACCTGCGCGGCCGCGGCTACATGCTGGTGCAGTCGCCATGA
- a CDS encoding ligand-gated channel protein — translation MTGAWAQAEQPGADARNLPTVVVTAAGSAQDIRDAPASISVVTRDELENKAYRDLNDALVEVPGVIISGGGDTTDISLRGMGPKYTQILIDGKRQSSRETRTNSDSSGVESSWTPPLSAIERVEVVRGPMSSLYGSDAMGGVINIITRKVPRQWTGELRGDATLQQHSDSGNIYQGNFYLAGPLKNDLLGLQLYGQSYHRQEDDIDYGFRGRRAESLTARLALTPTRNHDIVLEATTMRQLRSETVGKTVPALAPGVSCPRTGCPASSETDYRSEKFALSHTGRWGFGVSNSYIQQEEFDNRSRQMKIKNLDLRTSWAMPLGNHMLSVGAEYLSQRLHDQTGNQIANGPDKVERYQWALFAEDEWRLAQSFALTGGVRMDYDENFGQHYSPRLYGVWQPAERWTVKGGVSTGFRAPDLRQTVAGWGQTSRGGNMYGNPDLKPETMLSQELGLLYDQGNGLQAGVTLFNNDFKDKITRVACPITQCTDGANQFGASPTTYMNVDSAYSRGVEASLRWPLARTLSLTGSYTYTKSEQKSGQYAGQPLNQLPMHLFVATLNWRPTEKLNGWARVNYRGKESQPITGPSSSTVVAPSYAFVDLGATYAVTRNVSVFAGIYNLFDKQVNYTDYGYVEDGRRYWMSVSVKF, via the coding sequence ATGACGGGTGCGTGGGCGCAGGCCGAGCAGCCGGGCGCAGACGCCAGGAACCTGCCCACGGTGGTGGTCACCGCCGCCGGCAGTGCGCAGGACATCCGCGACGCGCCCGCGTCGATCAGTGTGGTCACGCGCGATGAACTGGAAAACAAGGCCTACCGCGACCTCAACGACGCGCTGGTGGAAGTGCCCGGCGTCATCATCAGCGGCGGCGGCGATACCACCGACATCAGCCTGCGCGGCATGGGCCCCAAGTACACCCAGATCCTGATCGACGGCAAGCGCCAGAGTTCGCGCGAGACGCGCACCAACTCCGACTCTTCTGGTGTCGAAAGCAGCTGGACCCCACCGCTGTCGGCGATCGAGCGTGTCGAAGTCGTGCGCGGGCCGATGTCGTCGCTGTATGGCTCGGATGCCATGGGCGGCGTGATCAACATCATCACCCGCAAGGTGCCCAGGCAATGGACCGGCGAGCTGCGCGGCGACGCCACGCTGCAGCAGCACAGCGACTCCGGCAACATCTACCAGGGCAACTTCTACCTGGCCGGCCCGCTCAAGAACGACCTGCTTGGCCTGCAGCTGTACGGCCAGAGCTACCACCGCCAGGAAGACGACATCGACTACGGCTTCCGTGGCCGCCGCGCCGAGAGCCTGACCGCCAGGCTGGCGCTCACGCCCACGCGCAACCACGACATCGTGCTGGAAGCCACCACCATGCGCCAGCTGCGCAGCGAGACCGTGGGCAAGACCGTGCCTGCGCTCGCGCCCGGCGTCAGCTGTCCGCGTACCGGCTGCCCGGCCTCGTCCGAAACCGACTACCGCAGCGAGAAGTTCGCGCTGTCGCATACCGGCCGCTGGGGCTTCGGCGTCTCCAACAGCTATATCCAGCAGGAGGAGTTCGATAACCGCAGCCGCCAGATGAAGATCAAGAACCTGGACCTGCGCACCAGCTGGGCCATGCCGCTGGGCAATCACATGCTGTCGGTCGGCGCCGAGTACCTGAGCCAGCGCCTGCATGACCAGACCGGCAACCAGATCGCCAACGGCCCGGACAAGGTCGAGCGCTACCAGTGGGCGCTCTTCGCCGAGGACGAATGGCGCCTGGCGCAGAGCTTCGCGCTGACCGGCGGCGTGCGCATGGACTATGACGAGAACTTCGGCCAGCACTACAGCCCGCGCCTGTACGGCGTATGGCAGCCGGCCGAGCGCTGGACCGTCAAGGGCGGCGTCTCCACCGGCTTCCGCGCGCCGGACCTGCGCCAGACCGTGGCCGGCTGGGGCCAGACCAGCCGCGGCGGCAACATGTACGGCAATCCGGACCTGAAGCCCGAGACCATGCTGTCGCAGGAACTCGGCCTGCTGTATGACCAGGGCAATGGCCTGCAGGCCGGCGTGACGCTGTTCAACAACGACTTCAAGGACAAGATCACGCGCGTCGCCTGCCCGATCACGCAGTGCACCGATGGTGCCAACCAGTTCGGCGCCAGCCCGACCACGTACATGAACGTGGACAGCGCCTACTCGCGCGGCGTTGAAGCCAGCCTGCGCTGGCCGCTCGCGCGCACCTTGTCGCTGACCGGCAGCTATACGTACACCAAGTCGGAACAGAAGAGCGGCCAGTACGCGGGCCAGCCGCTGAACCAGTTGCCGATGCACCTGTTCGTCGCCACGCTGAACTGGCGCCCGACCGAGAAGCTAAACGGCTGGGCCCGCGTCAACTATCGCGGCAAGGAAAGCCAGCCTATCACCGGCCCGTCGTCCAGCACCGTGGTGGCGCCCTCGTACGCGTTCGTCGACCTTGGCGCGACTTACGCGGTTACCAGGAACGTGTCGGTGTTTGCCGGCATCTACAACCTCTTCGACAAGCAGGTGAACTACACCGACTACGGCTATGTCGAGGACGGCCGGCGCTACTGGATGAGCGTGTCGGTCAAGTTCTGA
- a CDS encoding siderophore ABC transporter substrate-binding protein: MTPFQPGRRRLVAAGAAVLLSTALPALPARALPVKHAKGTTEVPDHPSRIAVFDLATLDTLRVLQVPVAGVPEGKFPGKLAMYQDARYARLGPASEPDLAAIRALAPQLIVVGGRSAARYDTLAQLAPTLDLSPGRDDLVGSVAAHAELLGRLTGRAAQAAQQALALRAAVTQLQALAANAGTGLVLLTTGGKLSAQPPGTRFGVIHQAFGIRPAIATLTEEGARGLPVTPEDIRKVDPDWLLVIDRDAAIGREGPGARELLDVAPMHGAKAWQRGQVVYLDPANWYLLGGAGLGAMQDNVRQLARAFGKAS, from the coding sequence ATGACCCCATTCCAACCCGGCAGGCGCCGACTGGTCGCCGCCGGCGCCGCGGTCCTGCTCTCAACGGCGCTGCCCGCCCTGCCCGCGCGGGCGCTGCCGGTGAAGCATGCCAAGGGCACCACCGAAGTGCCCGACCATCCCTCGCGCATCGCCGTCTTCGACCTGGCCACGCTCGACACGCTGCGCGTGCTGCAGGTCCCGGTCGCCGGCGTGCCCGAAGGCAAGTTCCCCGGCAAGCTGGCGATGTACCAGGATGCACGCTACGCCCGGCTGGGCCCGGCAAGCGAGCCAGACCTGGCGGCGATCCGCGCGCTGGCCCCGCAGCTGATCGTGGTCGGCGGCCGCTCCGCCGCCAGGTACGACACGCTGGCGCAGCTGGCACCGACGCTCGACCTGTCGCCCGGCCGCGACGACCTTGTCGGCAGCGTGGCCGCGCACGCGGAACTGCTGGGCCGACTGACGGGGCGTGCAGCGCAGGCCGCGCAGCAGGCCTTGGCCTTGCGCGCCGCGGTGACTCAACTGCAAGCCCTTGCGGCAAATGCTGGCACCGGACTGGTGCTCCTGACCACCGGGGGCAAGCTCAGCGCGCAACCGCCCGGCACGCGCTTCGGCGTCATCCATCAGGCCTTTGGTATCCGCCCCGCCATCGCCACCTTGACGGAGGAAGGCGCGCGCGGGCTGCCCGTGACGCCGGAAGACATCCGCAAGGTCGACCCCGACTGGCTCCTCGTCATCGACCGCGACGCCGCCATCGGCCGCGAGGGGCCGGGCGCGCGTGAATTGCTTGACGTTGCGCCGATGCATGGCGCCAAGGCCTGGCAGCGTGGGCAGGTGGTTTATCTCGATCCGGCGAACTGGTATTTGCTGGGCGGTGCGGGGTTGGGGGCGATGCAGGATAACGTCAGGCAGCTGGCAAGAGCGTTTGGAAAGGCGAGCTGA